A stretch of Schistocerca americana isolate TAMUIC-IGC-003095 chromosome 3, iqSchAmer2.1, whole genome shotgun sequence DNA encodes these proteins:
- the LOC124606983 gene encoding cuticle protein 65-like — MKVLVIVSAILAAAAAAPTPGYLGAAHGLLGAAPAVIAAPAVVAAPAVHAGYAAYGPAPVAVGPGGYLADTHDVAAARAAHLTAVAQTQARDAIVNGAAAHAALAAPALLGAHGLAYGHGLAYGHGYHG; from the exons ATGAAGGTCCTG GTCATTGTGAGCGCCAttctggccgccgccgccgccgccccgacgCCCGGCTACCTGGGCGCCGCCCACGGACTGCTCGGCGCCGCCCCTGCGGTGATTGCCGCCCCCGCCGTGGTCGCCGCCCCCGCCGTCCACGCCGGATACGCCGCGTACGGCCCCGCCCCCGTGGCAGTGGGACCCGGCGGCTACCTGGCCGACACACACGACGTGGCCGCCGCCAGAGCTGCCCACCTGACCGCCGTCGCCCAGACGCAGGCCCGCGACGCCATCGTCAACggcgccgccgcccacgccgccctcGCCGCCCCCGCTCTGCTCGGAGCGCACGGACTGGCCTACGGACACGGCCTGGCTTACGGTCATGGCTACCACGGCTAA